The sequence CGTGATATTCAGGTTTTCGAAGGAACCTCCGGAATTGACGCCAAGAACACCATCTGCGAGTTCACTGGAGATATTTTGCGTACTCCAGTTTCCGAAGACATGCTCGGACGTATCTTCAACGGATCCGGAAAGCCAATTGACAAGGGACCACCGGTACTTGCCGAGGACTTCTTGGATATCAACGGACAGCCAATCAACCCATGGTCCCGTATCTACCCAGAGGAAATGATCCAGACCGGAATCTCCGCTATCGACGTCATGAACTCTATTGCCCGTGGACAGGTAAttggaatttgaaactttatccAGATTAAccattttgcatattttcagaagattccaattttctctGCCTCTGGTCTTCCTCATAACGAGATTGCCGCCCAGATTGTGCGTCAAGGAGGTCTTGTACAGCTTCCAGATCGCCCACACGAGCAGACCAACTTCGCTATCGTCTTTGCCGCTATGGGAGTCAACATGGAGACTGCTCGTTTCTTCAAGCAAGATTTCGAAGAGAACGGTTCCATGGAAAATGTGTGCCTCTTCCTTAACTTGGCCAACGATCCAACCATCGAACGTATCATTACTCCACGTATCGCCTTGACATCCGCTGAATTCCTCGCCTACCAGTGCAAGAAGCACGTGCTTGTTGTCTTGACCGACATGTCCTCATACGCCGAAGCTCTTCGTGAGGTGTCTGCTGCTCGTGAAGAAGTACCCGGACGTCGTGGTTTCCCTGGATACATGTACACTGATTTGGCCACCATCTACGAGCGTGCCGGTCGTGTCGAAGGAAGAGACGGATCAATCACACAAATTCCAATTCTTACTATGCCAAACGACGATATTACTCACCCTATCCCAGATTTGACTGGTTACATTACCGAGGGACAGATCTACGTCGATCGTCAGCTTCACAATCGTCTTATCTACCCACCAATCAACGTACTCCCATCCCTTTCCCGACTTATGAAGTCTGCTATTGGAGAAGGAATGACAAGAGAAGATCACTCCGATGTGTCTAACCAGCTCTACGCTTGTTACGCTATCGGAAAGGACGTGCAAGCTATGAAGGCCGTCGTCGGAGAAGAAGCCTTGTCATCTGATGATTTGCTCTACCTCGAGTTCTTGACAAAGTTCGAGAAGAACTTCATCACCCAAGGTACTAGATTTTTTTGCACAGTGCTTTTacaaattctcattttccagGTCACTACGAAAACAGAAGTGTCTTCGAATCCCTCGACATCGGATGGCAACTTCTCCGTATCTTCCCACGTGAAATGCTCAAGCGTATTCCAGAGTCTACCCTTGAGAAGTACTACCCACGTGGAGGAGCCAAGGAATAAGCAGATTTGGAATTGTGTCTTCACCCACCTTATCTTGTCTCTTCATTCCATTCCACGCGATACTCTAATTTGCACTTGACTTTTCTCTCCAAGTCATATTCGTCTTTGTTGTTTCATAACTTTAGCAGTATAGCTATATATTATATAAGCATGTCCGCCATGcgcaaatcatttttcaacacCATCACCATCACCACCACTCCACAAAGTGATATTTCATTCTCGTCATGtagatatgaaaattttttaattttagtcattccaatgtttctttttaaacCCCGA comes from Caenorhabditis elegans chromosome X and encodes:
- the vha-12 gene encoding V-type proton ATPase subunit B 1 (Confirmed by transcript evidence); its protein translation is MAAVDVNQPITGHKSAIIRNYNTNPRLIYQTVCGVNGPLVILNDVKFPQFSEIVKITLPDGSKRSGQVLEISKNKAVVQVFEGTSGIDAKNTICEFTGDILRTPVSEDMLGRIFNGSGKPIDKGPPVLAEDFLDINGQPINPWSRIYPEEMIQTGISAIDVMNSIARGQKIPIFSASGLPHNEIAAQIVRQGGLVQLPDRPHEQTNFAIVFAAMGVNMETARFFKQDFEENGSMENVCLFLNLANDPTIERIITPRIALTSAEFLAYQCKKHVLVVLTDMSSYAEALREVSAAREEVPGRRGFPGYMYTDLATIYERAGRVEGRDGSITQIPILTMPNDDITHPIPDLTGYITEGQIYVDRQLHNRLIYPPINVLPSLSRLMKSAIGEGMTREDHSDVSNQLYACYAIGKDVQAMKAVVGEEALSSDDLLYLEFLTKFEKNFITQGHYENRSVFESLDIGWQLLRIFPREMLKRIPESTLEKYYPRGGAKE